A part of Melittangium boletus DSM 14713 genomic DNA contains:
- a CDS encoding DUF4105 domain-containing protein: MRPLITASQFVLLALGLSWLTAAVLLTGAGPGEATGARATVAGLLVLSVVLAVGSYSRPVALGVLALLCGAVFAWIRTVRPSLTRDWAPDLVRASRAEERGTQVTFHDVRDFRYRSTTDWDAAWYSATYDTKDLVRAWYIVEPFSGFEGAAHTMVSFEFTGDRFLAFSVEIRRERGETYSVLGGLFRQYELIYVVGDERDLVQLRSNHRRDDVYLYPVRATPERTTAFFLDMVRRMNALQAQPEFYNSLTSNCTTNLVRHLEKVSETNVPYDHRTLLPAYSDELAFALGLIDTDVGLAETRERHRINPLALAAQDRDDFSLRIRGRAPSTPAAEGTATAVP; this comes from the coding sequence ATGCGTCCGCTCATCACCGCCAGTCAATTCGTGCTCCTCGCCCTCGGGCTGTCGTGGCTCACCGCCGCCGTGCTCCTCACGGGAGCGGGTCCGGGAGAAGCCACCGGAGCGCGCGCCACCGTCGCCGGCCTCCTGGTGCTGAGCGTGGTCCTCGCCGTCGGGTCCTATTCACGGCCCGTGGCGCTCGGAGTGCTCGCCCTGCTGTGTGGGGCGGTGTTCGCGTGGATCCGCACCGTGCGGCCCTCGCTCACGCGGGATTGGGCGCCGGATCTCGTCCGCGCCTCGCGCGCCGAGGAGCGGGGCACCCAGGTCACCTTCCACGACGTGCGCGACTTCCGCTACCGGAGCACCACGGACTGGGACGCCGCCTGGTACTCGGCCACCTACGACACGAAGGACCTGGTGCGCGCCTGGTACATCGTCGAGCCCTTCTCCGGCTTCGAGGGCGCGGCCCACACCATGGTCAGCTTCGAATTCACCGGAGACCGCTTCCTCGCCTTCTCCGTGGAGATCCGCCGGGAGCGCGGGGAGACGTACTCGGTCCTGGGAGGGCTGTTCCGCCAGTACGAGCTCATCTACGTGGTGGGGGATGAGCGGGACCTCGTCCAGCTGCGCAGCAACCACCGCCGCGACGACGTCTACCTCTACCCCGTGCGCGCGACCCCGGAGCGCACCACCGCCTTCTTCCTCGACATGGTCCGGCGGATGAACGCGCTCCAGGCCCAGCCCGAGTTCTACAACTCGCTCACGAGCAACTGCACCACCAACCTGGTGCGCCACCTGGAGAAGGTCAGCGAAACCAACGTCCCGTACGACCACCGCACCCTGCTGCCGGCCTATTCGGACGAGCTGGCCTTCGCGCTGGGACTCATCGACACCGACGTGGGGCTCGCCGAGACGCGCGAGCGCCACCGCATCAACCCGCTCGCCCTCGCGGCACAGGACCGGGACGACTTCTCGCTGCGCATCCGCGGCCGGGCCCCCAGCACCCCGGCCGCCGAAGGCACCGCCACCGCGGTGCCCTGA
- a CDS encoding Na+/H+ antiporter, with the protein MHFELAFVLLFSIATAVAIVARYFKFPYTVALVVAGLTLGAVHLFDPPHLTKELLFAILLPGLIFEAAFHVEFRKFWKNKMAIHALAIPGLVASGAITALILSPVVGGLHLVEDFGFIHAFVFASVIVSTDPIAVVGLFKALGAPKRLAVLVEGESLLNDGTAVVLFTLILAVANGAQFTVGGATLDFIRVAGMGGLIGCALGFGISQVIQRIDDAMVEITLTMIAAYGSFVVAEHFHYSGVIATVAAGMLCGNGVASTSMSPTTRVAVASFWEYLAFALNSVVFLLIGLEVQLSSLLASWKPVLLAYVAVLIGRAVVVYGVSGLLRFTSEKMPWRWSAVLTWSGLRGAISMVLVLGLPDDFAHRELLVNMTFGVVVLSIIVQGLTMAPLLKRLGITGLKDIYQEKYELARGRVGAIHAALLALEGMRRTRDIPADVLAQLEKDYQQKATAAEQDLSALKQQTNRFHEEEHQEAMRRVLIVEKDSLLKSYQRGVISKEAFEHLITELDERLAHVKDPEGHVPLEESSPALPADAVGT; encoded by the coding sequence ATGCATTTCGAACTGGCCTTCGTGCTGCTCTTCTCCATCGCGACGGCGGTGGCGATCGTGGCGCGCTACTTCAAGTTTCCCTACACGGTGGCCCTGGTGGTGGCGGGGCTGACGCTCGGTGCGGTGCACCTGTTCGATCCACCGCACCTGACCAAGGAGTTGCTCTTCGCCATCCTGCTGCCGGGCCTCATCTTCGAGGCGGCCTTCCACGTGGAGTTTCGCAAGTTCTGGAAGAACAAGATGGCCATCCACGCGCTGGCCATTCCGGGCCTGGTGGCGTCCGGCGCCATCACCGCGCTCATCCTCTCGCCCGTGGTGGGCGGTCTGCACCTGGTGGAGGACTTCGGCTTCATCCACGCGTTCGTGTTCGCCTCGGTCATCGTGTCCACGGATCCCATCGCGGTGGTGGGCCTCTTCAAGGCACTGGGCGCGCCCAAGCGCCTGGCCGTCCTCGTGGAGGGCGAGAGCCTGCTCAACGACGGCACCGCCGTGGTGCTCTTCACGCTCATCCTCGCGGTGGCCAACGGCGCCCAGTTCACCGTGGGCGGGGCCACGCTGGACTTCATCCGGGTGGCGGGCATGGGCGGGCTCATCGGCTGCGCGCTCGGCTTCGGGATCTCCCAGGTCATCCAGCGCATCGATGACGCCATGGTGGAGATCACCCTCACGATGATCGCCGCCTACGGCTCGTTCGTGGTGGCCGAGCACTTCCACTACTCGGGTGTGATCGCCACCGTGGCGGCCGGCATGCTGTGCGGCAACGGCGTGGCGAGCACGAGCATGAGCCCCACCACGCGCGTGGCGGTGGCGAGCTTCTGGGAGTACCTGGCCTTCGCGCTCAACTCGGTGGTGTTCCTGCTCATCGGCCTGGAGGTGCAGCTCAGCTCGCTCCTGGCGTCCTGGAAGCCCGTGCTGCTCGCCTACGTGGCGGTGCTCATCGGCCGCGCGGTGGTGGTCTATGGGGTGTCGGGCCTCCTGCGCTTCACCTCCGAGAAGATGCCCTGGAGATGGAGCGCGGTCCTCACCTGGAGCGGTCTGCGGGGCGCCATCTCCATGGTGCTGGTGCTCGGTCTCCCCGACGACTTCGCGCACCGCGAGCTGCTGGTGAACATGACGTTCGGCGTGGTGGTGCTCTCCATCATCGTCCAGGGGCTCACCATGGCGCCGCTGCTCAAGCGCCTGGGCATCACCGGCCTCAAGGACATCTACCAGGAGAAGTACGAGCTGGCGCGCGGCCGGGTGGGCGCGATCCATGCCGCGCTGCTGGCGCTGGAGGGCATGCGCCGCACGCGCGACATCCCCGCGGACGTGCTGGCGCAGCTGGAGAAGGACTACCAGCAGAAGGCCACCGCCGCCGAGCAGGATCTGTCCGCCCTCAAGCAGCAGACCAACCGTTTCCACGAGGAGGAGCACCAGGAGGCGATGCGGCGCGTGCTCATCGTGGAGAAGGACTCGCTGCTCAAGTCCTACCAGCGCGGCGTCATCAGCAAGGAGGCCTTCGAGCACCTGATCACGGAGCTGGATGAGCGGCTCGCCCACGTGAAGGATCCCGAGGGCCATGTGCCCCTGGAGGAGTCCTCGCCCGCCCTTCCGGCGGACGCGGTGGGGACCTGA
- a CDS encoding sensor histidine kinase has translation MHPVLTDELAAGLFQAAHQPLIRAIVDNLSEGVIIADAAGTLLYFSPAARAFQLFGLERMEKDRWRQHFTVTDPDTHQPFNPENLPLTRALRGEAHSAHIFIRSDQNAEGQYLHASGRPVKDSEGKLLGALIFIRDTTRERQAEARQRRAEQRFRLIVEAAQEGIWTIDPEGRTTYVNRYLAQMLGYTEEEMLGQDTLTFIAEEHRERVRNNLAQRRAGISDVHELALRHKSGRSLWTIISSNPLYDEEGQYSGALGTITDITRRREAEQRVHQLNADLERRIAERTAQLEFSNRELEAFAYSVAHDLRAPLRSISSFSLALTEDCASQLDSMGLEYLQRIRASSQRMSDLIDGILSLSRVNRSEFQVTDVNLSALARLCAEQLRRWQPERAVSFHLQEGLVDRGDTRLLRSVLENLLGNAWKFTRERAQAEIHFGALPEEPGTGRVYFVRDNGAGFDMEYQAKLFGVFQRLHTQQEFEGNGVGLATVQRIIRRHGGRVWGEGTVGQGATFYFTLHEPTRTPRRSPPWST, from the coding sequence ATGCACCCCGTCCTCACCGATGAGCTCGCCGCCGGCCTCTTCCAGGCAGCCCACCAGCCCCTCATCCGAGCCATCGTCGACAACCTGTCCGAGGGCGTCATCATCGCGGATGCCGCGGGAACGCTGCTGTACTTCAGCCCCGCGGCGCGCGCCTTCCAGTTGTTCGGACTGGAGCGCATGGAGAAGGACCGCTGGCGCCAGCACTTCACCGTCACGGATCCGGACACCCACCAGCCCTTCAATCCGGAGAACCTCCCCCTCACCCGGGCCCTGCGCGGCGAGGCGCACTCCGCCCACATATTCATCCGCTCGGACCAGAACGCCGAGGGCCAGTATCTGCACGCGAGCGGCCGGCCGGTGAAGGACTCGGAGGGCAAGCTGCTGGGCGCCCTGATCTTCATCCGCGACACCACCCGGGAGCGCCAGGCGGAGGCCCGGCAGCGCCGCGCCGAGCAGCGCTTCCGCCTCATCGTGGAGGCCGCGCAGGAAGGCATCTGGACCATCGATCCGGAGGGCCGCACCACCTACGTCAACCGCTACCTGGCCCAGATGCTGGGCTACACGGAAGAGGAGATGCTGGGCCAGGACACCCTCACCTTCATCGCCGAGGAGCACCGCGAGCGGGTGAGGAACAACCTCGCCCAGCGGCGCGCGGGCATCTCCGACGTGCACGAGCTCGCCCTCCGGCACAAGAGCGGGCGGTCACTCTGGACGATCATCTCCTCCAACCCCTTGTACGACGAGGAGGGCCAGTACTCGGGCGCGCTGGGCACCATCACCGACATCACCCGGCGCCGCGAGGCCGAGCAGCGGGTGCATCAGCTCAACGCGGACCTGGAGCGCCGCATCGCCGAGCGCACCGCCCAGCTCGAGTTCTCCAACCGCGAATTGGAGGCCTTCGCCTACTCGGTGGCGCATGACCTGCGCGCGCCCCTGCGCAGCATCTCCAGCTTCTCGCTCGCGCTGACCGAGGACTGCGCGAGCCAGCTCGACTCCATGGGCCTGGAGTACCTGCAGCGCATCCGCGCCTCCTCGCAGCGCATGTCCGATCTCATCGACGGCATCCTGTCGCTCTCGCGCGTCAACCGCTCCGAGTTCCAGGTGACGGACGTCAACCTGTCCGCCCTGGCGCGCCTGTGCGCCGAGCAACTGCGGCGCTGGCAGCCCGAGCGCGCCGTGAGCTTCCACCTGCAGGAGGGGCTGGTGGACCGGGGAGACACGCGGCTGTTGCGCTCGGTGCTGGAGAACCTGCTGGGAAACGCCTGGAAGTTCACCCGCGAGCGCGCCCAGGCGGAAATCCACTTCGGCGCGCTGCCCGAGGAGCCGGGCACCGGGCGCGTCTACTTCGTCCGGGACAACGGCGCCGGCTTCGACATGGAGTACCAGGCCAAGCTCTTCGGTGTCTTCCAACGCCTGCACACGCAGCAGGAGTTCGAGGGCAACGGGGTGGGACTGGCCACGGTTCAGCGCATCATCCGGCGCCATGGGGGGCGCGTCTGGGGTGAGGGCACCGTGGGCCAGGGCGCCACCTTCTATTTCACGCTGCACGAGCCCACCCGCACGCCCCGGAGAAGCCCCCCATGGTCGACGTGA
- a CDS encoding response regulator — MVDVNQRVILLVEDNPDDELLTLRALRRSNFHNPVIVVRDGAEALDYLFVQGRHAERDPDIRPQVVLLDLHLPRLDGLEVLRRLRAHERTRTLPVVVLTSSNEERDLVESYQLGVNSFVHKPVDVTAFFEAVRQLGMYWLVLNELPPPRSS; from the coding sequence ATGGTCGACGTGAACCAACGTGTCATCCTCCTCGTCGAGGACAACCCCGACGACGAGCTGCTGACCCTCCGGGCCTTGCGCCGAAGCAACTTCCACAACCCCGTCATCGTCGTGCGCGACGGGGCCGAGGCACTCGACTACCTCTTCGTGCAGGGTCGTCACGCGGAGCGGGATCCGGACATCCGACCCCAGGTCGTCCTGCTGGATCTCCACCTGCCGCGCCTGGACGGCCTGGAGGTGCTGCGGCGCCTGCGCGCCCATGAGCGCACGCGGACCCTGCCCGTGGTCGTCCTCACCTCCTCCAATGAGGAGCGCGATCTGGTGGAGAGCTATCAGCTCGGAGTGAACAGCTTCGTGCACAAGCCCGTGGACGTCACCGCGTTCTTCGAGGCCGTGCGGCAACTGGGCATGTACTGGCTGGTGCTCAACGAACTGCCTCCCCCCAGGAGCTCGTGA
- a CDS encoding hybrid sensor histidine kinase/response regulator has product MPPTLRLLLVEDSEDDALLVLRELRRGGHDVTATRVETAEALTQALDSGEWDAIISDYALPRFDALAAFHLVRQRGLDVPFLIVSGQMGEDTAVAAMKAGVHDFLLKDRLGRLGPAMTRELREAKLRAERRGMQEQLLLSDRLASLGLLSASVAHEINNPLSSLLANLDFLLETESARGSGSEQEQALLDSRLCAEHIREIVRDIKVFSRPEDKERGALDVHRVLDSSLRMARNHVSHRAQVLKDYSASARVLGSEGPLGQIFLNLLINAADAVAESDNPRREIRLVTRPEGPGHVRVEIHDTGRGIPPELRERIFEPFFTTKPVGVGTGLGLAICRRLAQELGARFGMESAPEQGTVFYLVLPSADMKESRAESVAPLHVSERTVLVLDDEAMVGRALQRVLGAACDVQVFVQGAKALERVAEGQRFDAILCDLLMPEMDGIQFYERLRWLSPEQAQRVIFMTGGALTERARAFLATTNRPCLEKPIEVRRLRSLLADMPRWSVEARA; this is encoded by the coding sequence ATGCCGCCCACGCTCAGACTGCTGCTGGTCGAGGATTCCGAGGACGACGCCCTGCTGGTGCTGCGGGAGCTGCGGCGCGGCGGCCATGACGTCACCGCCACGCGCGTCGAGACCGCCGAGGCCCTCACCCAGGCGCTCGACTCGGGCGAGTGGGACGCCATCATCTCCGACTACGCCCTGCCCCGCTTCGATGCCCTGGCCGCCTTCCACCTGGTGCGCCAGCGGGGACTCGACGTGCCCTTCCTCATCGTCTCCGGACAGATGGGCGAGGACACCGCCGTGGCGGCCATGAAGGCCGGCGTCCACGACTTCCTGCTCAAGGACCGGCTGGGACGGCTGGGCCCCGCCATGACCCGCGAGCTGCGCGAGGCGAAGCTCCGCGCCGAGCGCCGCGGAATGCAGGAGCAATTGCTGTTGTCGGACCGGCTCGCGTCGCTGGGCCTGCTGTCGGCGAGCGTGGCGCACGAAATCAACAATCCCCTCTCCTCGCTCCTGGCCAACCTGGACTTCCTGCTGGAGACGGAGTCGGCGCGGGGGAGCGGGTCCGAACAGGAGCAGGCCCTGCTCGACTCCCGCCTGTGCGCCGAGCACATCCGGGAGATCGTCCGCGACATCAAGGTCTTCTCCCGCCCCGAGGACAAGGAGCGCGGCGCGCTGGACGTGCACCGGGTGCTCGACTCGTCCTTGCGCATGGCGAGGAACCACGTGTCCCACCGGGCCCAGGTCCTCAAGGACTACTCCGCGTCCGCGCGAGTGCTCGGCAGCGAGGGGCCGCTCGGGCAGATCTTCCTCAACCTGCTCATCAACGCCGCGGACGCCGTCGCCGAGAGCGACAACCCACGGCGGGAAATCCGGCTGGTGACGCGGCCGGAGGGGCCAGGCCATGTGCGCGTGGAAATCCACGACACGGGCCGGGGCATCCCGCCGGAGCTGCGCGAGCGCATCTTCGAGCCCTTCTTCACCACCAAGCCAGTGGGAGTGGGCACGGGCCTGGGCCTGGCCATCTGCCGCCGGCTCGCGCAGGAGCTGGGCGCCCGCTTCGGCATGGAGAGCGCTCCGGAGCAGGGGACGGTGTTCTACCTGGTCCTGCCGAGCGCCGACATGAAGGAGTCCCGGGCCGAGAGCGTGGCGCCCCTCCACGTGTCCGAGCGCACCGTGCTCGTGTTGGATGACGAGGCCATGGTGGGCCGGGCCCTCCAGCGCGTGCTCGGGGCCGCGTGCGACGTGCAGGTGTTCGTGCAGGGAGCCAAGGCGCTCGAGCGGGTGGCCGAGGGACAGCGCTTCGACGCCATCCTGTGCGACCTGCTGATGCCGGAGATGGATGGGATCCAGTTCTACGAGAGGCTGCGGTGGCTCTCGCCCGAGCAGGCCCAACGGGTCATCTTCATGACGGGAGGAGCCCTCACCGAGCGCGCCCGCGCCTTCCTCGCCACTACGAACCGGCCCTGCCTGGAAAAACCCATCGAGGTGCGGCGGTTGCGCTCCCTGCTAGCGGACATGCCCCGATGGAGCGTCGAGGCCCGGGCCTAA
- a CDS encoding type VI immunity family protein, which produces MKHLHREIARDVLRAVDVYRQAVKPGVLAWYAEPYSGDWDDFDAKGQAYMWREMLEQPATGMWLSERPDSPTGYDVLYEGNLFEAEALNETNGVSFRLPTELMEERGPEWVRELALKLARELPYTSGHAGLCFHFPESVLGYTHAIRAHALRYPGLDIPGLSVDSASVGTRIKDVHWLNFLGPAVLEPLGGPAGLRARLHTPGTTVEELEEGRALVTLGAWPEAGDLEQGRDLPAWRELARVLEPWLYLGRSEWSGFSEEDMRRWERRFLD; this is translated from the coding sequence ATGAAGCACCTTCATCGAGAGATCGCGCGCGACGTCTTGCGTGCCGTGGACGTGTACCGCCAGGCGGTGAAACCCGGTGTGCTTGCTTGGTATGCGGAGCCGTATAGCGGGGATTGGGATGATTTCGATGCCAAGGGACAGGCGTACATGTGGCGGGAGATGCTGGAACAACCCGCGACTGGGATGTGGCTGAGTGAACGTCCCGACTCACCCACGGGATATGATGTCCTCTACGAGGGAAACCTGTTCGAGGCCGAGGCGTTGAACGAGACGAATGGGGTCTCCTTTCGTCTTCCCACTGAACTGATGGAAGAACGCGGACCGGAGTGGGTTCGAGAACTCGCGTTGAAATTGGCCAGGGAACTCCCATACACCTCTGGGCATGCGGGCTTGTGCTTCCACTTTCCGGAGAGCGTCTTGGGTTATACCCACGCCATTCGCGCGCATGCCCTGCGCTACCCGGGCCTGGACATTCCCGGATTGAGTGTTGACTCCGCCTCCGTGGGCACCCGGATCAAGGACGTGCACTGGTTGAACTTCCTGGGGCCCGCTGTCCTGGAGCCCCTGGGAGGTCCGGCGGGCTTGCGCGCCCGGCTGCACACGCCCGGCACGACCGTGGAGGAACTGGAGGAGGGACGTGCCCTGGTGACGCTGGGGGCCTGGCCCGAGGCGGGAGACCTGGAGCAGGGCCGCGACCTGCCCGCATGGCGGGAACTGGCCCGCGTACTGGAACCCTGGCTCTACCTGGGGCGCAGCGAGTGGAGTGGCTTCAGCGAAGAGGACATGCGGCGCTGGGAGCGCCGCTTCCTGGATTAG
- a CDS encoding serine/threonine-protein kinase: protein MQRSSATPPFRQALPGAAMGCEHCFTEHEAGAACARDDFASDGEALAGMGYGPLVLVRELGAGALARVYLAEHRSTGAHFAVKVLHPHLARTPAVLQRFYAEGRSLRQHLVHPNAARVLDVRQAPSGHHCMLMEYVEGTALSHLPLPLPPSEAVSLLLQALDGLEAAHAHGIIHRDLKPENLVLTTDREGTRRVKILGFGMASTLAAGLTDQELAAGMVVGSPAYLAPELWVRSEPDGRADLYSLAVVGYRLLTGRLPFGGGGRMGEMLLVHEPTPPLAPHLLEEDVPPALSAVLMQALSLRPDERFSSARAFRAALREALRRPAFGCMAPMAFQVRVEDALGRDLIPVFVNDLSEEGLRIAWDGALPRLGARLDVELSLNGWVLACSGDVVRLLPTEEARTWGGRQGFILHFSDLSEDVRRLIAQALAPAPVEAAPDAELAQLLARASACSQDPYSLLAIHPHSDFAEVLRRVAQAERRLEPFRQRILPDDQRQALEALRAKLEMARRTLGEPVARARFDASRGNFRGVAHCLSAGISPASVNRLRQAFLAARPQAEGRARVFFDKGILLEARNVLDGALQHYTEALRMDPLNVSLHRYYHSLARRIRESQNETPRGESQSAAL, encoded by the coding sequence TTGCAACGTTCCTCCGCCACGCCTCCGTTCAGGCAGGCGTTGCCGGGGGCGGCGATGGGTTGCGAACACTGTTTCACCGAGCATGAAGCGGGTGCCGCATGCGCCCGGGATGACTTCGCGAGTGACGGCGAGGCGCTGGCGGGCATGGGGTATGGCCCCCTGGTGCTCGTGCGCGAGTTGGGCGCCGGAGCGCTGGCGCGTGTGTACCTCGCGGAGCACCGCTCGACGGGCGCTCACTTCGCGGTGAAGGTGCTGCACCCGCACCTGGCGCGCACGCCCGCGGTGCTCCAGCGCTTCTACGCGGAGGGACGCTCGCTGCGACAGCACCTCGTCCATCCCAACGCGGCGCGGGTGCTCGACGTGCGCCAGGCTCCGAGCGGCCACCACTGCATGCTCATGGAGTACGTGGAGGGCACCGCCCTGTCGCACCTGCCGCTGCCGCTGCCGCCCTCGGAGGCGGTGTCCCTGTTGCTCCAGGCGCTCGACGGACTGGAGGCCGCGCATGCCCACGGCATCATCCACCGGGACCTGAAGCCGGAGAACCTCGTGCTCACCACGGACCGCGAGGGCACGCGGCGGGTGAAGATCCTCGGCTTCGGCATGGCGAGCACGCTCGCGGCGGGCCTCACCGACCAGGAGCTGGCCGCGGGCATGGTGGTGGGCAGTCCGGCCTATCTCGCGCCCGAGCTGTGGGTGCGCTCCGAGCCGGATGGCCGCGCCGACCTGTACTCGCTCGCGGTGGTGGGCTACCGGCTGCTGACGGGACGGCTGCCCTTCGGGGGCGGCGGACGCATGGGCGAGATGCTGCTCGTGCACGAGCCCACCCCGCCCCTCGCGCCGCACCTGCTGGAGGAGGACGTGCCGCCCGCGCTCTCCGCGGTGCTGATGCAGGCCCTGTCGCTGCGCCCGGACGAGCGCTTCTCCAGCGCCCGCGCCTTCCGGGCCGCGCTGCGGGAAGCGCTGCGGCGGCCGGCGTTCGGATGCATGGCGCCCATGGCCTTCCAGGTGCGGGTGGAGGACGCCCTGGGCCGGGACCTGATACCGGTGTTCGTGAATGACCTGAGCGAGGAGGGGCTGCGCATCGCGTGGGACGGGGCCCTGCCGCGGCTGGGGGCGCGCCTGGATGTGGAGTTGTCGCTCAATGGCTGGGTGCTCGCGTGCTCCGGGGACGTGGTGCGGTTGCTGCCCACCGAGGAGGCGCGCACCTGGGGAGGCCGTCAGGGATTCATCCTCCACTTCTCCGATTTGTCCGAGGACGTGCGTCGGCTCATCGCCCAGGCGCTCGCGCCCGCTCCAGTGGAGGCCGCGCCGGACGCGGAGCTCGCGCAATTGCTCGCGCGCGCCTCGGCGTGCAGCCAGGATCCCTACTCGTTGCTGGCCATCCACCCGCACTCGGACTTCGCGGAGGTCCTGCGGCGCGTGGCCCAGGCCGAGCGGCGGCTGGAGCCCTTCCGGCAGCGGATCCTTCCGGACGATCAGCGCCAAGCGCTCGAGGCCCTGAGAGCGAAGCTGGAGATGGCCCGGCGCACCCTGGGCGAGCCCGTGGCGCGAGCGCGCTTCGATGCGTCGCGGGGAAACTTCCGGGGGGTGGCGCATTGCCTGTCGGCGGGGATTTCACCCGCGTCGGTCAACCGCCTGCGTCAGGCCTTCCTCGCGGCGAGGCCCCAGGCGGAGGGACGCGCGCGCGTGTTCTTCGACAAGGGCATTCTCCTGGAGGCGCGCAACGTGCTCGACGGCGCGCTGCAGCACTACACGGAGGCGCTGCGGATGGATCCGCTCAACGTCTCGTTGCATCGCTACTACCACTCGCTGGCCCGGCGCATCCGGGAGTCCCAGAACGAGACGCCGCGCGGGGAGTCCCAGTCCGCGGCCTTATGA
- a CDS encoding mannose-1-phosphate guanylyltransferase — protein MALHPVIMAGGSGTRFWPLSRKARPKQFLPLASKSPLLTDTVSRLKGLASVKDTLIVCGPVHAKQAARLVKGLPKANLLVEPVARNTAPAIALAALAVAAKDPEGILVVLPSDHHVADAKGFRQTLTEAARVAASGHLVTLGIKPHRPETGYGYIQVGEPLADGGRQVKAFREKPDPETARRYVESGEFLWNAGIFIFRADVILAAFAEHMPEMTKGLEALRKAVGKRTWAGVLKRVFPKLPSVSIDYGVMEKAKNLAVLPGDFGWSDVGSFAAIPEVRPADAHGNVVSGPESVLVDCKGCVVMGDKRPLALVGLTDMVVVDSGDAVLVVPKDKSQDVRKVVEALKARKRDKFL, from the coding sequence ATGGCACTCCATCCCGTCATCATGGCCGGTGGTTCCGGCACCCGTTTCTGGCCCCTGTCGCGCAAGGCGCGGCCCAAGCAGTTCCTCCCCCTGGCCTCCAAGAGCCCGCTGCTCACCGACACGGTGTCGCGCCTCAAGGGACTGGCCTCGGTGAAGGACACCCTCATCGTCTGCGGTCCCGTCCACGCGAAGCAGGCGGCCAGGCTGGTCAAGGGCCTGCCCAAGGCGAACCTCCTCGTGGAGCCCGTGGCGCGCAACACCGCGCCGGCCATCGCGCTCGCGGCGCTGGCGGTGGCGGCGAAGGACCCGGAGGGCATCCTGGTGGTGCTGCCCTCGGACCACCACGTGGCGGACGCGAAGGGCTTCCGCCAGACGCTCACCGAGGCGGCGCGGGTGGCGGCCTCGGGCCACCTCGTCACGCTGGGCATCAAGCCCCACCGTCCGGAAACGGGCTATGGCTACATCCAGGTGGGCGAGCCCCTCGCGGACGGAGGCCGCCAGGTGAAGGCCTTCCGCGAGAAGCCGGACCCGGAGACGGCCCGGCGCTACGTGGAGTCGGGCGAGTTCCTGTGGAACGCGGGCATCTTCATCTTCCGCGCGGACGTCATCCTGGCGGCCTTCGCCGAGCACATGCCGGAGATGACCAAGGGCCTCGAGGCGCTGCGCAAGGCGGTGGGCAAGCGCACCTGGGCGGGCGTGCTCAAGCGCGTCTTCCCGAAGCTGCCCTCGGTCTCCATCGACTATGGCGTCATGGAGAAGGCGAAGAACCTGGCGGTGCTGCCGGGGGACTTCGGCTGGTCCGACGTGGGCTCCTTCGCCGCCATTCCCGAGGTGCGGCCCGCGGACGCGCACGGCAACGTCGTCTCCGGGCCCGAGTCGGTGCTGGTGGACTGCAAGGGCTGCGTGGTCATGGGAGACAAGCGGCCGCTCGCGCTGGTGGGGCTCACGGACATGGTGGTGGTGGACTCGGGCGACGCGGTGCTCGTGGTCCCCAAGGACAAGAGCCAGGACGTGCGCAAGGTGGTGGAGGCCCTCAAGGCCCGCAAGCGCGACAAGTTCCTGTAG